The proteins below are encoded in one region of Streptomyces roseirectus:
- a CDS encoding acyl carrier protein yields MSDRMNYDDLRSILVEAAGTAEGVDLASQDIIDTDLYGLGYDSLALMELGARIQQRYGVDIPDEEVTELRTFRTILDRVNSSIPATP; encoded by the coding sequence ATGAGTGACCGCATGAACTACGACGACCTGAGGTCGATCCTCGTCGAGGCCGCCGGCACCGCGGAAGGGGTGGACCTGGCCAGCCAGGACATCATCGACACCGACCTCTACGGCCTCGGCTACGACTCGCTCGCGCTGATGGAACTCGGCGCGCGCATCCAGCAGCGGTACGGCGTCGACATCCCCGACGAGGAGGTGACCGAACTGCGCACCTTCCGCACCATCCTGGACCGGGTGAATTCCTCGATCCCCGCAACGCCCTGA